AATGCAAAATTAAATACTGGTTTTGATGAAAACATCATAAAAGCAATTCAAACAAGAGATAGAATAGACAAAGTATATAAAACACAATTTCAAATAGAAGATAAAACAGCAAATTTTTTGGCAATAGCTAAGGGAAGCTCAATAGTTCACCCTAACATGGCTACTGTATTATTATTTATATTTACAGATTTAAATGTTGAAAAAAAAACTTTAAACAAAGCTTTTAAATATGCAGTGGAACATACATTAAATAGAATATCAATAGATGGAGAAACATCAACTAATGATATGGCTTTGATAATGGCAAATGGTGCATTAGAAAATAAACCCATTAATGAAAAAAACAAAAAACTATTTTTAGAGCTGCAGCAAAAATTAGAAGAGATATGTGCTGTTATATCTAAGATGATACTATTAGACGGTGAGGGAATGAGTAAAACTATTATGGTATCTGTAAAGAAAGCTAAAACTCAAAAAGATGCCTTTGAAATAGCAAGCAAAATATCAAAGTCTAATCTTGTTAAAATTTTATTTATATCAAATGAAATAGAACATCGTAAATTATTGTCAACCATAGGAAATATGAATGTTAATATAGATAAAATGTCTATCACAGTAGATGGTATCAGCATTTACAAAAACGGAAAAATAAATGAAAATCAAGATGAATTAAAAATATTAAATAATAGTTTAAATAAAGATAAAAATGAACATCATATTATATTAGATTGCGGATATAATACAAAGTTTGAAGACTATTATTATTTTACAGATATAAGTCAGGAATATATATCAATACATTCAAGTTATAATATTTAGCTTCTTATATTTCCAACAGTAGGGTCATATATCACTTCTTCTGGAAGAGTATAAATATTATTATTATTCTCTG
The genomic region above belongs to Brachyspira sp. SAP_772 and contains:
- a CDS encoding bifunctional ornithine acetyltransferase/N-acetylglutamate synthase, which translates into the protein MYNMPKGFSSAAIKAGLKNNDYDLAIIKSELPSTVSALYTQNKLQAAPIQFSKNNDKNKIELLIVNSKSANSLTGKKGYQDVLDIAKHCSNIFKCKKENMMMASTGIIGVPLEVEKIKNAITNAKLNTGFDENIIKAIQTRDRIDKVYKTQFQIEDKTANFLAIAKGSSIVHPNMATVLLFIFTDLNVEKKTLNKAFKYAVEHTLNRISIDGETSTNDMALIMANGALENKPINEKNKKLFLELQQKLEEICAVISKMILLDGEGMSKTIMVSVKKAKTQKDAFEIASKISKSNLVKILFISNEIEHRKLLSTIGNMNVNIDKMSITVDGISIYKNGKINENQDELKILNNSLNKDKNEHHIILDCGYNTKFEDYYYFTDISQEYISIHSSYNI